The genomic interval CTATTCCTATCGTGATGATGCGATTGCCCAGAATCGGCACCTCTTGCTCGGATGCGGGCACGGCTTTCTTTGCGAGCGATTTGCAGTAACTCATTAAGTAACACGCAGCATTCCCATGCCAAGAATCCTTAGACTCACGACTGCGCTAAGTATCGTACTTGCAGGCACCGGACAGGCGATGGCTACGATCACGGTCACGCCGGATGCGCTGACTGGCGGCGACTCGTTCGCAGGCGCTTCGGCGCCGGTCTTCTTCACGAATTACTCGGGCGCGTTTCCGGCGATTCAGGTCGACGCGGCGCTGGCGACGATGGACCCAATTGGGTTCAGCACCGCTTATCAAAGCGGCGACCTGCCGGATTCGTCGGGCTTTGACGGACTGCGCCTGGTGGAACGCGTAACAAACAATACTGCGGTCGCGTGGTCCACTTTTCATATCGGGTTCGATGATCCCGTGTCGCTGTTTGTGGTCAGCGAGATTCCTTCGACCTACACCATCACTGGCGATGTGCCGAACTTTATCGCCACGATTGCCCCCACCATCGGCACGCCGACATCCGGCGCCGCA from Pirellulales bacterium carries:
- a CDS encoding PEP-CTERM sorting domain-containing protein is translated as MATITVTPDALTGGDSFAGASAPVFFTNYSGAFPAIQVDAALATMDPIGFSTAYQSGDLPDSSGFDGLRLVERVTNNTAVAWSTFHIGFDDPVSLFVVSEIPSTYTITGDVPNFIATIAPTIGTPTSGAASVDFAFASPLLPGESFGMYLAYTLPGTDGNGSAHITQTAGVPEPTTIVLAAVGGLILLLWRRRVT